CGCAGAGGGCGAGGCCCATCAGGCCCAAGGTGCCAGGTTCGGGAACGGAGGGCGGGACGAATTCCGCGTCGTGGGAATAGGGGGCGAATTGGCCGACGTCCAGATCCCCGCCGCGAGCGACTTCGTCATAGAGGTCGAAGTGCAGGCCGGCGCCGCCCGTCATGCCGGATACATCCAGATGGAAGGTCTGGGCGAACAGGGTGCCCGGGGCCGTCGTGCCGTCCGCGGCGTTGTAGGCGGCTACGGTCTGGGCCGGATCGAAGGCGAAGGCGTATTCGTAGAAGTAGGTGGGATAAATGTTGTGCGCCGCGAGATCGCCCGGATCGAAGGACTGATCGGCCTCGAGCGGCGGAGCGCCATAGACCATATCCGCCCGCTGCAGAACGGGCAATGCCCGGGCAGCCCCCGAGGCCAGGGCGATTGCGGTAATAAAGGCTGATATCGTTCGCATTATTTCTCCCGAAACTTTCCGCCAAGGAAGTAGCAACGGTAAGTGCAAATAGGATGCCAGGAACCTAGCGCGTTTTTCCGATAATCCTATTTCCCCTTTTGGGAATTTGCGTAAGATTATCCGATGGAAAGCATTCCCCCTTGGACCTCCGCGCTTTGATACGCCGGGATTTCGGGGGTGGATCCACGCGAAGAATTTGAGGAGATTACCGACAGGAGGTCCGCTTATGCACGATGCGATCGACTTTCCCGTAGAAGAATCCGGAACGGAAAAATGGGTGCCGGACAAGGTCGCGCGCAAAGCGCGTCGGCTGTCTAAGCGCCAAGCCCACCAGGCTGAACGGGCCCGCATCCGCGAGAACCTGCAAGCCGGCCTCAAGGACCCGGAAGTCTTCCTCGATCTGGAAAGCCGATCCAAGAACATCCGCCGCTTGTTGGCGAGCGGCAAGGCGGAACGGCGGGCCCTCCTGGAAACCCAGAAACGCAAGGCCCGCGCCGAACTCGCCAATACCCGCGATCTCGATACCTTCCTGGCCAAGTCCAGCCGGTCGCGCACGCTCTATTCCATGGTGGCGTTGGCGTACTTCCGCCATGTGCTCCGTTCCGATGAGTACCGGGAGGATCACCGCTACAAGGAAGCCATCCGGCGGGCCCTGGAAGAACCCGGCCTGGCGAAGTCCATCCATAAGCGCTGGGGGAATTTCGATCGCCAGTTCCCGGGGCAACGGGAATGGGAG
The Fibrobacterota bacterium genome window above contains:
- a CDS encoding choice-of-anchor N protein yields the protein MRTISAFITAIALASGAARALPVLQRADMVYGAPPLEADQSFDPGDLAAHNIYPTYFYEYAFAFDPAQTVAAYNAADGTTAPGTLFAQTFHLDVSGMTGGAGLHFDLYDEVARGGDLDVGQFAPYSHDAEFVPPSVPEPGTLGLMGLALCAIPLLARRRKA